A stretch of Colletotrichum lupini chromosome 2, complete sequence DNA encodes these proteins:
- a CDS encoding aldo/keto reductase: MPRLRMQVLSARPSVFFTSSHLQKRNLIQPIAFSAHLFHNMASALTLQSKQKLNNGLEIPVLGYGLWKTAPEQAEEVTTEALRVGYRHVDSAASYKNEAGAGAAIRGVKDIPRSEVFFTSKVRYINYDDAEDQVRDTLEKTGLDYIDLMLLHCPYGGSEGRKGAWKALVEAQEAGLVKSIGVSNYGVHHLDELETHIKELEEERGGKGKGGAINVAQYEIHPWCARNDIVQWLQKRNVAIEAYSPLVRGERWGDKTLKALAEKYGKSEAQILLRWSLQKGYIPLPKSVTPTRILDNTKIYDFQLTDEDVKNLETDEYSPVCWDPTVSPLDGPKSG, from the exons ATGCCCAGATTGCGAATGCAAGTGCTCTCAGCCAGGCCATCTGTATTCTTCACCTCATCTCATCTTCAAAAGCGCAATCTCATTCAACCCATCGCTTTCTCCGCGCACCTTTTCCACAACATGGCGTCCGCACTCACACTTCAATCCAAGCAGAAGCTGAACAACGGCCTCGAGATTCCCGTGCTTGGTTATGGC CTATGGAAGAC TGCGCCCGAGCAAGCTGAAGAGGTCACTACTGAAGCTCTCAGAGTCGGCTACCGCCAT GTCGACTCGGCGGCTTCATACAAGAACGAGGCTGGTGCCGGAGCTGCCATCCGTGGTGTCAAGGACATCCCCCGCTCCGAAGTCTTCTTCACCTCCAAGGTTCGCTACATCAACTACGACGATGCCGAGGATCAGGTCAGGGATACTCTAGAAAAGACCGGCCTCGACTACATTGATCTGATGCTGCTTCACTGCCCCTATGGCGGCTCGGAGGGCCGCAAAGGCGCCTGGAAGGCCCTCGTCGAGGCCCAAGAGGCTGGTCTGGTCAAGTCCATTGGCGTCAGCAACTACGGCGTGCACCACCTGGACGAGCTCGAAACGCATATCAAGGAGCTAGAGGAAGAGCGCGGCGGCAAAGGCAAGGGCGGCGCCATCAACGTCGCTCAGTACGAAATCCATCCCTGGTGCGCACGCAACGACATCGTTCAGTGGCTCCAGAAGCGCAACGTCGCTATCGAGGCTTATAGCCCTCTAGTCAGAGGTGAGAGATGGGGCGACAAGACTCTCAAGGCCTTGGCCGAGAAGTATGGCAAGTCTGAGGCCCAGATCCTGCTGCGCTGGAGCTTGCAGAAGGGTTACATCCCTCTCCCCAAGAGTGTGACGCCCACTCGTATCCTGGATAACACCAAGATTTACGATTTTCAACTGACGGACGAGGACGTCAAAAACTTGGAGACAGACGAGTACTCCCCAGTCTGCTGGGACCCAACTGTTAGCCCCTTGGACGGACCAAAGAGCGGTTGA